Proteins encoded in a region of the Augochlora pura isolate Apur16 chromosome 4, APUR_v2.2.1, whole genome shotgun sequence genome:
- the Vps11 gene encoding vacuolar protein sorting 11 isoform X2: MAFLEWRRFNFFDLKKEVDEGKIASALEDAQVTAATSGNGRLVFGDNMGNVHLVNRLYDVSTFRAYDVIVTLAQQVQDSTFLFTIGVNDAGCNPTIKVWNLSKLDKQGNPSCVRISRAIPSNKGVPATALYVHTSLTLMAIGFEDGSVMLYRGDVTTERKNKIKVLKGTGVSITGLAIRAMSKQTHLFVATTNSVFLYNVTVKDKEFKSPLDSMGCNNKCSVLAESMQDSHFMIGRDEAIYCYTPDGRGPCYAVEGQKIMLEWFRSYLVIISKEAANVPRRTTTISAKPSTIEPIPQGADKHMITLLDIQNKFIVFYAPMLSVQAVLSEWGGLFILSGDSKLYHLEEKDLQSKLALLFKKNLYDVSIRIAKNHQYDAESLIDIYRQYGDHLYSKGDHNGAIEQYIKTIGKLEPSYVIKKFLDSQHIDNLTTYLQALHKNGQATEDHTTLLLNCYTKLNQTDKLKEFIMTKDREVDFDVEVAIKVCRQASPEDALLLAQKHGQHEWYLRIQIEDKHEYKKALEYMATLEFEEAESNMKKYGNVLIENVPNESTQFLKSLCTNYRPSNKPLVDQEALDGTMEQDIDKANPEDFIHLFLNNSERLVEFLEHLVKTNAKWSTLVYNTLVEHYLHVWSALENDVSKVQYEEKIVSLLQSSEACYDKDQILILCHQYNFKRGLLFLYEESKLYQEMLRFHLREGDSEQVLAICKRFGHQDPNLWVQALWSVVRNKEAPTKLLADILTYIAQERLLSPLMVVDAISTSLSCTLGDVKTYLNSVLRTEQEQTQTDVELTEKYRTDTQKIREQIESIKNNTIIFQGSRCSACHHQLELPSVHFMCQHSYHQHCFQSFSENENECPACLPKNKKLLDIIKAQEQSKDLHETFHSLLDRAEDPFSLVADYFGRGVFKKLTVITDTDELLPTIATKFEEPKLNYGPGAEARIRLAEGKNSTLGKTELPRENFPVVDDRLRSFPKSEIYSSSLEANISGTGSDVSTTPRGNSRKASPVPIKYLTVLNNTPPKSSPVQKTFVPIKTLVSTNPFDTEYDESKNPFAGDEDDEEDVSNDDDKDYNKNLNPFTR; this comes from the exons ATGGCATTCCTTGAG TGGAGACGCTTCAATTTCTTCGACCTCAAGAAAGAGGTCGACGAGGGGAAGATTGCAAGTGCTCTTGAG GATGCACAAGTCACTGCAGCTACTAGTGGAAACGGCCGCTTGGTCTTTGGAGATAATATGGGCAATGTGCACTTAGTTAACAGGCTTTACGATGTGTCCACCTTCCGGGCGTACGACGTTATTGTAACCTTAGCTCAGCAAGTTCAAGATTCCACTTTCTTGTTCACCATTGGTGTTA ACGATGCCGGTTGTAATCCGACAATAAAAGTATGGAACTTGTCCAAACTAGATAAACAGGGTAATCCATCTTGCGTTCGTATTAGCAGAGCTATACCCAGCAACAAAGGAGTTCCGGCAACTGCACTTTATGTACATACTAGTCTTACTTTAATGGCTATAGGGTTTGAAGATGGCTCTGTTATGCTTTACAG GGGTGATGTGACCACAGAAAGGAAAAACAAGATAAAGGTGTTGAAAGGCACAGGTGTTTCTATTACTGGTCTCGCAATAAGAGCTATGAGCAAGCAAACTCACCTATTTGTTGCTACAACAAACAGTGTCTTTTTATACAACGTTACTGTAAAagataaagaatttaaatctCCCCTGGACAGTATGggttgtaataataaatgcagTGTCCTTGCAGAGTCAATGCAGGACAGTCACTTCATGATCGGTCGTGACGAA GCAATATATTGCTATACACCCGATGGTAGAGGTCCCTGCTACGCAGTAGAAGGTCAGAAAATAATGTTAGAGTGGTTTAGAAGCTACTTAGTAATAATATCTAAAGAAGCTGCTAATGTTCCAAGAAGGACCACCACCATTTCTGCAAAACCAAG TACCATAGAACCAATACCTCAAGGTGCAGATAAACATATGATTACGTTACTGGATAtacaaaacaaattcattgttTTCTATGCACCAATGCTCTCTGTGCAAGCAGTGTTATCAGAATGGGGTGGACTTTTTATACTCAGTGGTGATAGCAAGCTGTATCACTTGGAGGAAAAAGATTTGCAGTCTAAATTAGCCTTActctttaaaaagaatttatacgATGTATCTATaag GATAGCCAAAAATCACCAGTACGATGCAGAAAGTCTTATAGACATATACCGACAGTACGGGGACCATTTGTATTCGAAAGGAGATCACAACGGTGCAATAGAACAATACATAAAGACCATTGGAAAATTGGAACCTTCCTATGTAATCAAAAAATTCCTAGACTCTCAGCACATAGATAATTTGACCACTTATTTGCAAGCTCTGCATAAAAACGGTCAAGCGACTGAGGATCAtacaacattattattaaactgctACACGAAGCTGAATCAGACGGATAAactgaaagaatttattatg ACGAAAGATAGGGAAGTtgatttcgatgtagaagttGCGATAAAAGTCTGCCGCCAAGCATCTCCGGAAGACGCCTTGCTCCTCGCACAAAAACATGGCCAACACGAATGGTACCTCCGCATTCAAATAGAGGACAAACACGAGTACAAAAAGGCTTTGGAGTATATGGCAACTTTGGAATTTGAGGAA GCAGAATCTAACATGAAAAAGTACGGCAATGTTCTCATAGAAAATGTTCCAAATGAATCTACGCAATTTCTGAAATCCTTGTGCACCAATTATAGACCTTCTAACAAACCTCTCGTTGATCAG GAAGCTTTAGATGGCACCATGGAACAAGATATTGACAAAGCTAATCCTGAAGATTTCATTCACTTATTCCTCAACAATTCTGAACGTCTGGTAGAGTTCCTAGAACACTTAGTGAAAACAAACGCTAA ATGGAGTACTTTAGTATACAATACGCTAGTAGAACACTACTTACATGTGTGGTCAGCTTTAGAGAATGACGTATCGAAAGTACAATACGAGGAGAAGATAGTAAGTCTTCTGCAGAGCTCAGAGGCCTGTTACGATAAGGATCAGATTTTGATTTTGTGTCatcaatacaattttaaacgtGGACTGCTGTTTCTTTATGAAGAAAGTAAATT GTACCAAGAGATGCTACGATTTCATTTGCGAGAGGGTGATAGCGAGCAAGTACTAGCAATTTGCAAACGATTCGGCCATCAAGATCCAAATTTATGGGTTCAAGCTCTGTGGAGTGTGGTCAGAAATAAGGAAGCTCCGACAAAATTGCTCGCAGACATTTTAACTTATATCG CACAAGAAAGACTTTTATCGCCACTAATGGTTGTCGACGCGATTTCAACTTCGCTTTCCTGCACTCTGGGAGATGTAAAGACTTATTTGAACAGTGTGTTACGAACAGAACAAGAACAGACGCAAACAGACGTTGAGCTGACTGAGAAGTATCGAACGGACACCCAAAAGATAAGAGAACAAATAgagtcgattaaaaataacacgattatttttcaaggATCGCGTTGCAGTGCGTGTCATCATCAATTAGAGCTACCTTCAGTACATTTTATGTGTCAACATTCGTATCATCAACA TTGTTTCCAAAGTTTCTCAGAAAACGAGAATGAGTGTCCGGCTTGTTTgccgaaaaataaaaaattgttggacaTCATCAAAGCGCAAGAACAATCCAAGGATCTCCACGAGACTTTCCACAGTTTGCTTGACCGAGCTGAGGATCCGTTTTCGTTGGTCGCCGACTACTTTGGCCGTGGTGTGTTCAAAAAGTTAACAGTAATCACTGACACGGATGAATTGTTGCCAACAATAGCTACTAAATTCGAAGAACCGAAGCTGAATTATGGGCCGGGGGCAGAAGCGAGGATCAGATTGGCGGAGGGAAAGAATTCCACCCTGG GAAAAACAGAACTACCACGTGAGAATTTCCCAGTTGTGGATGATCGTTTGCGATCATTCCCGAAGTCAGAGATCTATTCTTCATCACTGGAAGCGAATATTTCTGGTACCGGAAGCGACGTATCCACCACTCCTCGTGGAAATTCAAGGAAAGCTTCGCCGGTgcccataaaatatttaactgtaTTGAACAATACCCCACCAAAGTCGTCACCAGTGCAAAAGACCTTCGTGCCAATAAAAACACTTGTTTCGACTAATCCATTTGATACAGAATACGACGAGTCAAAGAACCCATTCGCGGGGGATGAGGACGATGAAGAGGATGTCagcaacgacgacgacaaagactataacaaaaatttaaatccaTTCACTAGATAA
- the Vps11 gene encoding vacuolar protein sorting 11 isoform X1: MAFLEWRRFNFFDLKKEVDEGKIASALEDAQVTAATSGNGRLVFGDNMGNVHLVNRLYDVSTFRAYDVIVTLAQQVQDSTFLFTIGEDDAGCNPTIKVWNLSKLDKQGNPSCVRISRAIPSNKGVPATALYVHTSLTLMAIGFEDGSVMLYRGDVTTERKNKIKVLKGTGVSITGLAIRAMSKQTHLFVATTNSVFLYNVTVKDKEFKSPLDSMGCNNKCSVLAESMQDSHFMIGRDEAIYCYTPDGRGPCYAVEGQKIMLEWFRSYLVIISKEAANVPRRTTTISAKPSTIEPIPQGADKHMITLLDIQNKFIVFYAPMLSVQAVLSEWGGLFILSGDSKLYHLEEKDLQSKLALLFKKNLYDVSIRIAKNHQYDAESLIDIYRQYGDHLYSKGDHNGAIEQYIKTIGKLEPSYVIKKFLDSQHIDNLTTYLQALHKNGQATEDHTTLLLNCYTKLNQTDKLKEFIMTKDREVDFDVEVAIKVCRQASPEDALLLAQKHGQHEWYLRIQIEDKHEYKKALEYMATLEFEEAESNMKKYGNVLIENVPNESTQFLKSLCTNYRPSNKPLVDQEALDGTMEQDIDKANPEDFIHLFLNNSERLVEFLEHLVKTNAKWSTLVYNTLVEHYLHVWSALENDVSKVQYEEKIVSLLQSSEACYDKDQILILCHQYNFKRGLLFLYEESKLYQEMLRFHLREGDSEQVLAICKRFGHQDPNLWVQALWSVVRNKEAPTKLLADILTYIAQERLLSPLMVVDAISTSLSCTLGDVKTYLNSVLRTEQEQTQTDVELTEKYRTDTQKIREQIESIKNNTIIFQGSRCSACHHQLELPSVHFMCQHSYHQHCFQSFSENENECPACLPKNKKLLDIIKAQEQSKDLHETFHSLLDRAEDPFSLVADYFGRGVFKKLTVITDTDELLPTIATKFEEPKLNYGPGAEARIRLAEGKNSTLGKTELPRENFPVVDDRLRSFPKSEIYSSSLEANISGTGSDVSTTPRGNSRKASPVPIKYLTVLNNTPPKSSPVQKTFVPIKTLVSTNPFDTEYDESKNPFAGDEDDEEDVSNDDDKDYNKNLNPFTR, from the exons ATGGCATTCCTTGAG TGGAGACGCTTCAATTTCTTCGACCTCAAGAAAGAGGTCGACGAGGGGAAGATTGCAAGTGCTCTTGAG GATGCACAAGTCACTGCAGCTACTAGTGGAAACGGCCGCTTGGTCTTTGGAGATAATATGGGCAATGTGCACTTAGTTAACAGGCTTTACGATGTGTCCACCTTCCGGGCGTACGACGTTATTGTAACCTTAGCTCAGCAAGTTCAAGATTCCACTTTCTTGTTCACCATTGGT GAAGACGATGCCGGTTGTAATCCGACAATAAAAGTATGGAACTTGTCCAAACTAGATAAACAGGGTAATCCATCTTGCGTTCGTATTAGCAGAGCTATACCCAGCAACAAAGGAGTTCCGGCAACTGCACTTTATGTACATACTAGTCTTACTTTAATGGCTATAGGGTTTGAAGATGGCTCTGTTATGCTTTACAG GGGTGATGTGACCACAGAAAGGAAAAACAAGATAAAGGTGTTGAAAGGCACAGGTGTTTCTATTACTGGTCTCGCAATAAGAGCTATGAGCAAGCAAACTCACCTATTTGTTGCTACAACAAACAGTGTCTTTTTATACAACGTTACTGTAAAagataaagaatttaaatctCCCCTGGACAGTATGggttgtaataataaatgcagTGTCCTTGCAGAGTCAATGCAGGACAGTCACTTCATGATCGGTCGTGACGAA GCAATATATTGCTATACACCCGATGGTAGAGGTCCCTGCTACGCAGTAGAAGGTCAGAAAATAATGTTAGAGTGGTTTAGAAGCTACTTAGTAATAATATCTAAAGAAGCTGCTAATGTTCCAAGAAGGACCACCACCATTTCTGCAAAACCAAG TACCATAGAACCAATACCTCAAGGTGCAGATAAACATATGATTACGTTACTGGATAtacaaaacaaattcattgttTTCTATGCACCAATGCTCTCTGTGCAAGCAGTGTTATCAGAATGGGGTGGACTTTTTATACTCAGTGGTGATAGCAAGCTGTATCACTTGGAGGAAAAAGATTTGCAGTCTAAATTAGCCTTActctttaaaaagaatttatacgATGTATCTATaag GATAGCCAAAAATCACCAGTACGATGCAGAAAGTCTTATAGACATATACCGACAGTACGGGGACCATTTGTATTCGAAAGGAGATCACAACGGTGCAATAGAACAATACATAAAGACCATTGGAAAATTGGAACCTTCCTATGTAATCAAAAAATTCCTAGACTCTCAGCACATAGATAATTTGACCACTTATTTGCAAGCTCTGCATAAAAACGGTCAAGCGACTGAGGATCAtacaacattattattaaactgctACACGAAGCTGAATCAGACGGATAAactgaaagaatttattatg ACGAAAGATAGGGAAGTtgatttcgatgtagaagttGCGATAAAAGTCTGCCGCCAAGCATCTCCGGAAGACGCCTTGCTCCTCGCACAAAAACATGGCCAACACGAATGGTACCTCCGCATTCAAATAGAGGACAAACACGAGTACAAAAAGGCTTTGGAGTATATGGCAACTTTGGAATTTGAGGAA GCAGAATCTAACATGAAAAAGTACGGCAATGTTCTCATAGAAAATGTTCCAAATGAATCTACGCAATTTCTGAAATCCTTGTGCACCAATTATAGACCTTCTAACAAACCTCTCGTTGATCAG GAAGCTTTAGATGGCACCATGGAACAAGATATTGACAAAGCTAATCCTGAAGATTTCATTCACTTATTCCTCAACAATTCTGAACGTCTGGTAGAGTTCCTAGAACACTTAGTGAAAACAAACGCTAA ATGGAGTACTTTAGTATACAATACGCTAGTAGAACACTACTTACATGTGTGGTCAGCTTTAGAGAATGACGTATCGAAAGTACAATACGAGGAGAAGATAGTAAGTCTTCTGCAGAGCTCAGAGGCCTGTTACGATAAGGATCAGATTTTGATTTTGTGTCatcaatacaattttaaacgtGGACTGCTGTTTCTTTATGAAGAAAGTAAATT GTACCAAGAGATGCTACGATTTCATTTGCGAGAGGGTGATAGCGAGCAAGTACTAGCAATTTGCAAACGATTCGGCCATCAAGATCCAAATTTATGGGTTCAAGCTCTGTGGAGTGTGGTCAGAAATAAGGAAGCTCCGACAAAATTGCTCGCAGACATTTTAACTTATATCG CACAAGAAAGACTTTTATCGCCACTAATGGTTGTCGACGCGATTTCAACTTCGCTTTCCTGCACTCTGGGAGATGTAAAGACTTATTTGAACAGTGTGTTACGAACAGAACAAGAACAGACGCAAACAGACGTTGAGCTGACTGAGAAGTATCGAACGGACACCCAAAAGATAAGAGAACAAATAgagtcgattaaaaataacacgattatttttcaaggATCGCGTTGCAGTGCGTGTCATCATCAATTAGAGCTACCTTCAGTACATTTTATGTGTCAACATTCGTATCATCAACA TTGTTTCCAAAGTTTCTCAGAAAACGAGAATGAGTGTCCGGCTTGTTTgccgaaaaataaaaaattgttggacaTCATCAAAGCGCAAGAACAATCCAAGGATCTCCACGAGACTTTCCACAGTTTGCTTGACCGAGCTGAGGATCCGTTTTCGTTGGTCGCCGACTACTTTGGCCGTGGTGTGTTCAAAAAGTTAACAGTAATCACTGACACGGATGAATTGTTGCCAACAATAGCTACTAAATTCGAAGAACCGAAGCTGAATTATGGGCCGGGGGCAGAAGCGAGGATCAGATTGGCGGAGGGAAAGAATTCCACCCTGG GAAAAACAGAACTACCACGTGAGAATTTCCCAGTTGTGGATGATCGTTTGCGATCATTCCCGAAGTCAGAGATCTATTCTTCATCACTGGAAGCGAATATTTCTGGTACCGGAAGCGACGTATCCACCACTCCTCGTGGAAATTCAAGGAAAGCTTCGCCGGTgcccataaaatatttaactgtaTTGAACAATACCCCACCAAAGTCGTCACCAGTGCAAAAGACCTTCGTGCCAATAAAAACACTTGTTTCGACTAATCCATTTGATACAGAATACGACGAGTCAAAGAACCCATTCGCGGGGGATGAGGACGATGAAGAGGATGTCagcaacgacgacgacaaagactataacaaaaatttaaatccaTTCACTAGATAA